One window from the genome of Alnus glutinosa chromosome 13, dhAlnGlut1.1, whole genome shotgun sequence encodes:
- the LOC133854675 gene encoding uncharacterized protein LOC133854675: protein MAEKEQAKPLTPAFSSRIQSDEDEELSTQLKLRQRKYINCCGCVTAVFLLLAVTLLVLVFTVFHIIDPKVRMNAVTIQWLDPAALIGTPSQHPNITLTADVSVKNPNAASFRYSNSTTTVYYLGVVVGEAQIPSGKAKARHTLRMNLTVDIITDRILAVPSLMNDLSSGALAMSSYTKISGRVKILNIFKKKVVVQLNCTMTYNVLSKGIQNQECNPHVRA, encoded by the coding sequence ATGGCTGAAAAAGAACAGGCCAAGCCCTTAACCCCTGCTTTTTCCTCCCGAATCCAGAGCGACGAAGATGAAGAACTTTCCACGCAACTGAAACTCCGTCAAAGAAAATACATCAACTGCTGCGGCTGCGTTACCGCCGTCTTCTTACTCCTAGCCGTTACCCTTTTAGTCCTCGTCTTCACTGTCTTCCACATAATAGACCCGAAGGTCAGGATGAACGCCGTGACAATCCAATGGCTAGACCCTGCCGCCCTCATTGGAACTCCCAGTCAACACCCTAATATCACCCTCACCGCCGACGTTTCTGTGAAAAACCCCAACGCGGCGTCGTTTAGATATAGCAACAGCACGACGACCGTATACTATCTCGGGGTAGTGGTGGGCGAGGCTCAGATTCCGTCCGGCAAGGCCAAGGCGAGGCATACGCTGAGGATGAATTTGACGGTGGATATCATCACCGACAGGATTCTTGCTGTTCCAAGCCTTATGAACGATTTAAGTTCTGGAGCTCTGGCGATGAGCAGCTATACGAAAATCAGCGGCAGGGTGAAGATCcttaatattttcaagaaaaaagttGTCGTGCAATTGAATTGCACCATGACCTATAATGTTTTGAGCAAAGGGATTCAAAATCAGGAATGTAATCCACATGTTCGGGCCTAG